The following proteins are encoded in a genomic region of Nakaseomyces glabratus chromosome J, complete sequence:
- the NUS1 gene encoding ditrans,polycis-polyprenyl diphosphate synthase (CAGL0J09042g~Ortholog(s) have dehydrodolichyl diphosphate synthase activity and role in dolichol biosynthetic process, protein glycosylation), which yields MVEIRDDLVEDIVELTRRIPILHIEESGPLLVDLAPEKECLTNGSANTKIRYAQAILDSVLTEFGGGNSGSSFYEIQVPDGDVKKGRLIFRQFSKLEKFVYKILLAIIFFVFGMLRYALYQYNQMRLSLLHLIYNPSRIPHLIRRDTLRLKKMPTRVAFILEAKPIGQVGGGLYGLLSNAAEVVSWSVYAGVKEVILYDMDGYFQKNIFHLEDEIYSSLTNYSSRNSIPNFTIYVPHSGKTYKRYHTGNNESREHISITVLSHIDGRPTVVNVVKSIIQLCKESKMSVGEISMELVNSVLTRLVCDEPDLLVYFGPTLDLQGFPPWQIRLTELFWEQDNNRVSYSVFIRALNHYSNCKINLGK from the coding sequence ATGGTAGAAATTAGAGATGACTTGGTCGAGGATATTGTTGAGTTAACCAGGCGGATACCTATCTTACATATAGAGGAATCCGGGCCCTTACTGGTTGATTTGGCACCAGAAAAGGAATGCTTAACTAACGGGAGTGCCAACACCAAGATCCGCTATGCACAAGCTATACTAGACTCAGTACTAACTGAATTTGGCGGCGGCAATAGCGGCAGCTCATTCTATGAGATACAAGTGCCAGATGGAGACGTTAAAAAGGGAAGGCTAATTTTCAGACAGTTCAGTAAATTAGAAAAATTTGTATATAAGATTCTTTTggctattattttctttgtgtTTGGAATGCTCAGGTATGCACTATATCAGTACAATCAAATGAGGTTATCTTTGTTGCATCTGATATACAACCCATCCAGGATACCCCATTTGATAAGAAGGGATACTTTACGATTGAAAAAGATGCCTACTAGAGTTGCCTTTATATTAGAAGCCAAACCTATTGGACAGGTTGGGGGAGGACTCTATGGTCTTTTGTCAAATGCCGCAGAAGTGGTCTCCTGGAGTGTTTACGCTGGTGTCAAGGAAGTAATCTTATATGATATGGATggttattttcaaaaaaatatattccatTTGGAGGATGAAATATACAGTTCCTTAACGAACTATTCCAGCAGAAATAGCATTCCCAATTTCACGATCTATGTACCTCACAGCGGTAAAACATATAAGAGATATCACACGGGCAATAACGAGTCCCGTGAACATATCTCCATTACAGTTCTGTCTCACATCGACGGTAGACCCACCGTGGTCAACGTTGTGAAATCAATAATACAACTATGTAAAGAATCAAAGATGTCTGTGGGCGAGATATCTATGGAGTTAGTGAACTCTGTACTGACAAGATTGGTATGCGATGAACCAGATCTACTGGTGTACTTCGGCCCTACACTGGATCTCCAGGGGTTCCCACCTTGGCAGATTCGGCTCACCGAGCTGTTCTGGGAACAGGACAACAACCGAGTCTCTTACAGCGTCTTCATTCGTGCTCTGAACCACTACTCCAATTGCAAGATAAACCTCGGCAAGTAA
- the SNF3 gene encoding glucose sensor (CAGL0J09020g~Putative plasma membrane high affinity glucose sensor, required for growth under glucose-limiting conditions): MTIISEDEKSVARDREGVLARAIKVVNRKFRRKDVRREKLERALSCDNQMTLNSTNLYAAQQQEYQRREENDIEENQEPEGGNDDIDYDISILSDEMSTVDDASLLFAEPPQKQSHMMSIVVGAFVAVGGFLFGYDTGLINSIVDMRYVRENIAPNHVGFTAQQLAILVSFLSLGTFVGALSAPVISDKYGRKKTIMFSTAVVFSLGNSLQVGAHNIQLLIAGRVISGLGVGLVSAVVPLYQAEAAHKSLRGAIISTYQWAITWGLLVSSAVSQGTHNRNDASSYRIPIGLQYVWAYILAAGMLWLPESPRYYVLRDQLDKAAQSLSFLRGVPIHDSGLLEELVEIKATFDYESSFGKTTFWDCFKSNKSRPKQTLRMFTGIAIQAFQQFSGINFIFYYGVSFFNRSGVENSYIVSLITYAVNVGFSVPGMFLVEYFGRRSVLLYGGAIMTLSNFIIAIVGSSTQSVVANKVMIAFICLFIASFAATWGGVVWVISAELYPLGVRAKCTAICAAANWLINFVCAFITPYIVDTGERRALIGPKIYFIWGSLNALGILVVYFTVYETRGLTLEEIDELYTKSPNGIVSAKWNRRIRHREKTYGHKEQQNRDRNQQTTKENLRKNVVNEDMLSDDLTPRNDSINTHHSVDSNEKYQSENTDNTLAPAVNDRSMMDFGNDMILHICNRGPPSISTAASVEEFGGNSTQMENLSYNESNSVEKKKVGLFSKFKLGSRKSSINGTEEDSKPKSPQLGQAEFSPSPLDVKVSDDDHNDFVDLGNGFGLYSVTRRLSSGVPDTSDEESAYDLGNAPSSTNTYRNRGNLDSINTYMSQLIQSNTYTSQNTGYSQNDNDQTQHHQ; this comes from the coding sequence ATGACGATCATATCGGAGGATGAGAAGAGTGTGGCCCGAGATAGAGAGGGTGTGTTGGCTCGGGCTATCAAAGTGGTAAACAGGAAGTTCAGGAGGAAAGATGTACGGCGGGAAAAGCTAGAGCGAGCGCTTAGCTGTGATAACCAGATGACGTTGAACTCTACGAATCTCTACGCGGCGCAGCAGCAAGAGTATCAGCGGAGGGAGGAGAATGATATAGAGGAGAACCAGGAGCCGGAGGGTGGTAATGACGATATAGACTACGACATCTCAATACTATCGGACGAGATGTCTACCGTGGACGACGCATCTCTGCTTTTTGCGGAGCCACCGCAGAAGCAGTCGCATATGATGTCTATAGTGGTGGGTGCGTTTGTTGCAGTTGGTGGATTTCTGTTTGGCTACGACACGGGGCTCATAAACAGTATAGTAGACATGAGGTATGTGCGGGAGAATATCGCGCCAAATCACGTTGGATTCACGGCGCAGCAGCTGGCCATATTGGTTTCGTTCCTATCTCTGGGCACTTTTGTAGGTGCTCTGTCGGCACCGGTGATATCTGATAAATACGGCAGGAAAAAGACAATTATGTTTAGCACAGCGGTGGTGTTCTCACTTGGTAATTCCTTGCAGGTGGGGGCACATAACATTCAATTACTTATTGCAGGCAGAGTTATATCTGGTCTAGGTGTTGGCCTGGTATCCGCAGTTGTACCATTATATCAAGCAGAGGCTGCTCATAAATCGCTGAGAGGTGCCATCATTTCAACTTATCAGTGGGCCATCACTTGGGGTTTGTTGGTGTCAAGTGCAGTATCGCAAGGAACACATAATAGAAATGACGCTTCCTCGTATAGGATACCCATAGGTCTTCAATATGTCTGGGCATATATATTAGCAGCTGGTATGCTATGGCTTCCGGAAAGCCCTCGGTATTATGTTCTCAGAGATCAACTAGACAAAGCTGCACAATCATTATCATTCTTAAGAGGAGTTCCTATCCATGATTCAGGACTACTAGAAGAACTTGTAGAAATAAAGGCAACATTTGACTACGAATCATCATTCGGCAAAACAACCTTCTGGGACTGTTTTAAATCGAATAAGAGTAGACCTAAACAAACACTTAGAATGTTTACAGGTATTGCTATTCAGGCATTCCAGCAATTTTCAGGTATCAATTTTATCTTCTACTATGGTGTaagtttcttcaatagaTCTGGTGTCGAAAACAGCTACATTGTTTCATTAATAACGTACGCAGTAAATGTTGGGTTCAGTGTTCCCGGGATGTTCCTGGTGGAATATTTTGGTAGAAGAAGTGTGTTGCTATATGGAGGTGCGATTATGACTCTATCGAATTTCATTATCGCTATAGTAGGATCCTCGACACAATCCGTCGTGGCTAATAAAGTTATGATAGCTTTCATATGCTTATTCATTGCATCATTTGCGGCAACCTGGGGTGGTGTAGTGTGGGTTATATCTGCCGAGTTATACCCTCTTGGAGTCAGAGCCAAATGTACTGCCATCTGTGCGGCAGCTAATTGGCTGATTAATTTTGTTTGTGCTTTCATAACTCCTTACATTGTTGATACGGGCGAAAGAAGAGCATTGATTGGACCAaagatttattttatttgggGTAGCTTGAACGCTCTAGGTATTCTGGTGGTATATTTCACTGTTTATGAAACCAGAGGGCTAACCTTGGAAGAAATAGATGAACTATATACAAAATCACCCAACGGTATTGTATCAGCTAAGTGGAATAGGAGAATAAGACACAGAGAAAAAACATATGGCCACAAGGAGCAACAAAATAGAGATAGAAATCAACAAACTACCAAGGAAAACCTACGTAAGAATGTTGTAAATGAAGACATGCTAAGTGATGACCTAACTCCTCGCAATGACTCTATAAACACCCATCATAGTGTTGATTCTAATGAAAAGTATCAAAGTGAAAACACCGATAACACTTTAGCACCCGCAGTTAACGATAGGAGTATGATGGATTTTGGCAATGACATGATATTACATATATGTAATAGAGGTCCTCCATCTATCTCCACTGCAGCTAGTGTAGAAGAGTTTGGCGGAAACTCAACCCAAATGGAGAACCTCAGTTATAATGAAAGTAACAGTGtcgaaaagaaaaaagtggGCTTGTTTTCCAAGTTCAAGCTGGGTTCACGAAAGTCTTCCATTAATGGGACTGAAGAAGACAGCAAACCAAAATCTCCGCAACTGGGTCAAGCCGAATtttctccatctccatTAGATGTGAAGGTATCTGATGATGATCACAATGACTTCGTTGATTTAGGCAATGGTTTTGGTTTGTACAGTGTTACCAGAAGACTTTCCTCAGGAGTACCTGATACAAGTGACGAGGAATCTGCATATGATCTTGGTAATGCACCATCATCAACAAATACTTATAGAAATAGAGGTAACCTGGATTCAATAAACACGTATATGTCACAATTAATTCAGAGTAATACCTATACCAGCCAAAATACAGGGTACTCACAAAACGACAACGATCAGACGCAGCACCATCAATGA